A window of Sphingobacterium sp. SRCM116780 contains these coding sequences:
- a CDS encoding helix-turn-helix transcriptional regulator, producing MATNKHAIIRYEALDRCFSNKGKKFFIDDLIAYVSEALKDYTGTDSSISRRQLFKDIDFMRSEAGFRAPIESIKEGKKTYYRYEDMSYTLAMQQINPVEAELLKTTLEMLGRFKGLPQFDYVQELALKLKKSFQLEDLEHSIYFDQNEYLKNLHLLGDLLKYIQQKSVLQVKYKSFNQDKEEAFVFHPYFLKQYNKRWFLFGQRDCFSSWTNLALDRIITFEPAEGIAFIPPTETHDVYFEDIVGVSKPTDAACQFIKIKVNNSLWPYIYSKPLHPSQTVVDRKDAYTTIQLELTPNYEFYAQLLGLGAAVEILEPMEIRAVIRQKIKESFDRYES from the coding sequence ATGGCCACCAATAAACACGCGATAATCCGTTACGAAGCACTAGATAGATGTTTTTCCAATAAAGGCAAAAAGTTCTTTATAGACGACCTCATAGCTTATGTTTCCGAAGCCCTGAAAGACTATACCGGTACCGATAGCAGTATATCCAGGAGGCAGCTATTCAAGGATATCGATTTCATGCGCAGCGAAGCTGGATTTCGAGCGCCGATAGAAAGTATAAAAGAAGGTAAAAAGACCTACTACCGTTACGAGGATATGAGCTATACACTGGCCATGCAGCAGATTAATCCTGTAGAAGCCGAATTATTAAAAACTACACTAGAAATGCTTGGACGATTCAAGGGATTGCCTCAATTTGATTATGTTCAGGAGCTCGCGCTAAAGCTTAAGAAGAGTTTTCAATTAGAAGATCTGGAACACAGCATATACTTCGATCAGAATGAATACCTCAAAAACCTCCACCTTTTAGGTGATTTGCTTAAATACATACAGCAGAAAAGTGTATTACAAGTAAAGTACAAATCGTTCAACCAAGATAAAGAAGAAGCTTTTGTATTTCATCCGTACTTTTTGAAACAATACAACAAGCGTTGGTTTCTCTTCGGACAGCGTGATTGCTTCAGCTCTTGGACAAATCTGGCTCTTGATCGCATAATCACTTTTGAACCAGCAGAAGGTATCGCATTTATTCCTCCGACGGAAACACATGATGTCTATTTCGAAGATATTGTAGGCGTAAGTAAACCTACTGATGCAGCATGTCAATTCATCAAAATAAAAGTCAACAACTCCCTTTGGCCATATATTTACTCCAAGCCTTTACATCCCTCTCAAACCGTAGTCGATAGAAAAGATGCATACACCACAATCCAACTGGAGTTAACGCCCAATTATGAATTTTATGCCCAGTTACTGGGGCTTGGAGCAGCGGTTGAAATCTTAGAGCCAATGGAGATACGAGCTGTAATTCGTCAAAAAATCAAAGAAAGTTTTGACAGGTATGAAAGCTAA
- a CDS encoding RteC domain-containing protein, with protein MNQTFTNINEDITTYVKKLEEQYQHDSSQIIEMAIRFVSAKLEKVKEQFESLPHISEQDEIFYFKNIKCHLLALIQYYYMVQKIETKKPAIPIRKIKKYYLKALWKIKQKISENRFYYNYYKSNCNKLDKQFFTRLDHDFFLPYDDIIVDVDKRYTTPMVYTFSNVEALEMTRHYLKKKIKGSDNPQPLIQQKQTKMKWTASKADLIESIYALHSAGVFNNGKADLKEIAEYFQEIFDIDLGQYNRVFYDIRARKNNKTKFLDLAKDALIKRMKETDNELFL; from the coding sequence ATGAATCAAACATTCACTAACATCAATGAAGACATCACTACTTATGTCAAAAAACTAGAAGAACAATATCAGCACGACAGCTCGCAGATCATCGAGATGGCCATACGTTTTGTATCAGCCAAACTCGAAAAAGTTAAAGAACAATTTGAATCCCTTCCACACATTAGTGAGCAAGACGAGATATTTTATTTCAAAAATATCAAATGTCACCTATTAGCCCTTATACAGTACTATTATATGGTGCAAAAAATCGAAACCAAAAAGCCCGCAATCCCAATCCGCAAAATTAAAAAGTATTACCTTAAAGCACTCTGGAAAATCAAACAAAAAATAAGTGAAAACCGATTCTATTACAACTATTACAAAAGCAATTGCAATAAATTAGATAAACAATTTTTCACACGCCTGGATCACGACTTTTTCCTTCCCTATGATGATATTATAGTCGATGTCGACAAACGCTACACGACGCCCATGGTCTATACTTTTTCCAATGTCGAAGCATTGGAAATGACCAGACATTACCTCAAGAAAAAAATCAAAGGATCCGACAATCCACAACCATTAATACAGCAAAAGCAAACTAAGATGAAATGGACAGCCTCCAAAGCCGATCTCATCGAATCCATTTATGCACTCCATTCCGCAGGCGTATTCAATAATGGCAAGGCAGATCTGAAAGAAATAGCCGAATACTTTCAAGAAATATTTGACATAGACCTTGGTCAGTACAACCGCGTATTTTACGACATACGTGCCCGTAAAAATAACAAGACAAAATTCTTAGACCTCGCTAAAGACGCATTAATCAAGAGAATGAAAGAAACTGATAACGAGTTGTTTCTATAA
- a CDS encoding YhcG family protein, which yields MSDNNRKQRGNKIEKVIFPIAESISNMPADYQSFIASLVDTIQKERLNAILSANQSMIVMYWHIGDAIIKQQTSQGWGTRVIDRMAHDLKQNFPDITGFSPRNLNYMKRFAESWPNLNDVQNYVSKLSWRSNITLVDKIRDPELRLWYAHKALENGMSRDMLVFQIESQLHLREGSAVSNFNQALPPINSDMAQQSFKDPYIFDFIGNTTYILERELEQSLIDHIQKFLLELGQGFAFVGRQVHLELGGKDFYLDLLFYHIKLKCYVVIELKTGEFDPGYVSKLNMYLNVVNDALCQPEDNPTIGLLLVKSKNKLVVEYSLNGFKNPIGVSNWESDIINSLPDKIKQSLPTIEEIENELKDDIQ from the coding sequence ATGAGCGATAACAATCGAAAACAAAGAGGTAATAAGATTGAAAAAGTAATTTTTCCAATAGCTGAAAGTATATCAAATATGCCAGCAGACTATCAAAGCTTCATTGCTAGCCTTGTTGATACAATCCAAAAAGAACGCTTAAATGCAATCCTATCTGCTAATCAATCCATGATTGTTATGTATTGGCACATTGGTGATGCTATTATAAAACAACAAACATCGCAAGGCTGGGGAACTAGGGTTATCGATAGAATGGCGCATGACCTTAAACAAAACTTCCCGGACATAACCGGTTTCTCTCCTCGAAATCTAAACTACATGAAGAGATTTGCCGAATCATGGCCAAACCTTAATGATGTGCAAAACTATGTTTCAAAACTATCATGGCGAAGCAATATCACATTAGTAGACAAAATCAGAGATCCCGAGCTAAGACTTTGGTATGCTCATAAGGCCCTTGAAAACGGAATGAGTAGAGATATGCTTGTCTTTCAAATCGAAAGTCAGCTACACCTGAGAGAAGGATCCGCTGTAAGCAATTTTAACCAAGCCTTACCACCGATCAATTCAGATATGGCACAACAGAGCTTTAAAGATCCTTATATCTTTGATTTTATAGGTAATACAACATATATTCTGGAACGCGAATTAGAGCAATCATTAATTGATCACATCCAAAAATTTCTGCTTGAACTTGGACAAGGCTTCGCTTTTGTAGGCAGGCAAGTACACCTGGAACTTGGAGGCAAGGATTTCTATCTTGACCTACTTTTCTACCATATCAAATTGAAATGTTATGTTGTGATAGAATTAAAGACCGGAGAGTTTGATCCAGGTTATGTTAGCAAACTCAACATGTATCTTAATGTCGTAAACGACGCACTATGCCAACCTGAAGACAACCCAACCATTGGATTATTATTGGTAAAAAGCAAAAATAAACTAGTTGTAGAATATAGCTTAAACGGATTTAAAAATCCCATCGGAGTATCCAATTGGGAAAGTGATATAATAAACTCCCTTCCAGACAAAATCAAACAAAGTTTGCCGACCATAGAAGAAATCGAAAACGAATTAAAAGACGATATCCAATAG
- a CDS encoding YegP family protein codes for MSNAKFEVFVSSRNLQYYFRLKSANGEIILGSEGYTSRQGCLNGIESVRTNAPYDSRYERKDSFQNYTFNLKATNGEIIGRSENYVSSTGRENGIEAVKRDAPVARIVDLT; via the coding sequence ATGTCAAATGCAAAATTTGAAGTATTCGTGAGTTCAAGGAATTTGCAATACTATTTCAGGTTAAAGTCCGCTAATGGTGAGATTATTTTAGGAAGTGAAGGCTATACTTCCAGACAAGGATGTTTAAATGGGATTGAGTCAGTCAGGACCAACGCACCATACGACAGTCGCTATGAAAGGAAAGATAGTTTTCAGAACTATACGTTCAATTTGAAGGCGACCAATGGGGAAATTATTGGAAGAAGTGAAAACTATGTATCATCTACCGGGAGAGAAAACGGAATCGAAGCGGTCAAACGAGATGCTCCAGTGGCTAGAATAGTCGATTTAACTTAA
- a CDS encoding DUF2971 domain-containing protein, with protein sequence MMPEDNLIELGMHLYKQPVNYKYYGADTALTVLSNDTLQFSHPSIFNDPFDCNVSLFEFEEETVKLHMKDLIKRDKGNNYVEQFRLNRNLTSKILPVAKEFMQHIFNTENSNRGVTCFSKNSLNMLMWAHYAGCHTGVCIGYDLLMLRDYIALKNSESCLIPVRYQENIVPAKNFQEMEMLYTWFGSKHAMWHYEEEIRMISRPLMLDENKKHYYEIPTDIIKEVYLGTSLNAEKREEIVKLVKDRFPHVKLFQIKPNYDTFTLEREEISF encoded by the coding sequence ATGATGCCCGAGGACAATTTGATCGAATTAGGTATGCACCTGTATAAGCAGCCTGTAAACTACAAATATTATGGTGCTGATACAGCTTTAACCGTTTTGTCCAATGACACACTGCAATTTTCACATCCAAGCATTTTTAATGATCCATTTGACTGTAATGTGTCATTGTTTGAATTTGAAGAAGAGACAGTAAAGTTACATATGAAAGATCTTATAAAAAGAGATAAGGGCAATAATTACGTAGAACAATTTAGGTTAAATAGAAATCTTACTTCTAAAATATTACCCGTTGCAAAAGAATTTATGCAGCATATATTCAATACTGAAAACTCAAACAGAGGTGTTACCTGCTTTTCAAAGAACAGTTTAAATATGCTCATGTGGGCGCATTATGCAGGATGTCATACAGGTGTATGCATAGGCTATGATCTTCTCATGCTAAGAGATTATATCGCACTTAAAAACAGTGAATCATGCTTAATACCAGTAAGATATCAAGAAAACATCGTGCCTGCTAAAAATTTTCAAGAAATGGAAATGCTGTATACATGGTTTGGTTCTAAACATGCTATGTGGCATTACGAAGAGGAAATACGAATGATATCAAGACCATTAATGTTGGATGAGAATAAAAAACACTATTACGAAATACCTACTGATATTATAAAAGAAGTGTACTTAGGGACATCACTTAATGCTGAAAAACGTGAAGAAATAGTGAAGCTTGTCAAAGATCGATTTCCCCATGTCAAATTATTCCAGATAAAACCAAACTATGATACTTTCACATTAGAGCGAGAAGAGATATCATTTTAA
- a CDS encoding SymE family type I addiction module toxin: MRTPEKKEVSIQPKVRSLKIQPTINSNRWSETKVPIITLRGLWLEQLGFAPEKRVKVITSEKTLIIHLDED, encoded by the coding sequence ATGCGAACACCCGAGAAAAAAGAAGTAAGCATTCAACCAAAGGTTAGAAGCTTAAAAATCCAACCAACAATCAATTCCAATCGTTGGAGTGAAACAAAAGTTCCAATAATTACGCTAAGAGGCCTATGGCTTGAACAATTGGGATTTGCTCCTGAAAAACGAGTAAAAGTCATTACATCAGAAAAAACACTCATTATTCATTTAGACGAAGACTAA
- a CDS encoding ATPase, protein MQQAIKHLEHSSSIAQQAKTISNRYDYNRVLRFLDQKGKEFYGLKFQLQHEDIPTILKLAGYFLQDTALCEDHGIDLRKGIMLTGPIGCGKTTLMNLFRLICNQEDRFVVKSARDITFEFIQDGYETIHRYSRGKIYASEFKNYCFDDLGTEKNMKHYGNECNVLAEILLSRYDLFIAGKLKTHITTNLSATELEEAYGNRLRSRLREMVNLIGFDMSVQDKRR, encoded by the coding sequence ATGCAACAAGCAATAAAACACCTCGAGCACAGCAGCTCCATAGCGCAACAAGCAAAAACTATTTCGAACCGCTATGACTACAATCGTGTACTACGATTTCTCGATCAGAAAGGTAAAGAGTTCTACGGTCTCAAGTTTCAACTGCAGCACGAAGACATTCCGACCATCTTGAAGTTAGCCGGTTACTTTCTTCAGGACACAGCACTTTGCGAAGATCACGGCATCGACCTTCGAAAAGGAATTATGCTCACTGGTCCGATCGGTTGTGGCAAGACCACGCTCATGAACCTATTCCGATTAATCTGTAACCAGGAAGACAGATTCGTCGTCAAAAGTGCGAGGGACATCACATTCGAATTCATACAAGATGGCTACGAAACCATACACCGTTACAGCCGTGGAAAGATTTACGCCAGCGAGTTTAAAAACTATTGTTTTGACGATCTCGGTACCGAGAAAAACATGAAGCACTACGGCAATGAGTGTAACGTATTAGCCGAGATTCTGCTCTCCAGATATGACCTCTTCATCGCTGGAAAGCTAAAGACACATATTACCACCAATCTGTCTGCTACCGAACTCGAAGAGGCCTACGGAAATAGACTCCGTTCACGTCTTCGCGAAATGGTCAATCTGATTGGTTTTGATATGAGTGTACAGGACAAGAGAAGATAA
- the hsdR gene encoding type I restriction-modification system endonuclease — translation MAKSNFQFLQEEYALLYNLAQAAEYNLYQDPATSLFKLRQYGEYMAKQIFETYGIDLPEDTKFQNLVYTLRNQGILPSNVIDHFTILRKQGNDAVHEYVGTTEDATSSLFSAFKLGKWFYEAYSIKNRDISNIRFSKPENLDARHALHILEEENKVLKQQYDEAIAQHKTVSAEQRQALTERAKRSASKLDMDEAQTRELIDLNLRKIGWEADTKLLNAKIHKTRPERGRNMAIAEWPVSGGYADYALFIGTNLYAVVEAKKYGQDISTNLDQSKRYALNIIPQDGVDILGDWDGYKVPFLYSTNGREYLQQIATKSGVWYLDVRQKYNNSRSVKGFHSPQDLQKKLEQDIALANKKLEDNSLDFLQIKTGLGLRDYQIKAIQAVEKVVIHHPDTNRALLAMATGTGKTRTIIGLAYRLIQTNRFKRILFLVDRTLLAKQALDGFKDYKVDDLKSFNDIYHIDGLKTTWPDIDSRIHFATVQSMVKRLYYGDSDGKALSIDTYDCIIVDEAHRGYLLDKEMDDEEIYFKDQDDYVSKYRQVLDYFDAFAVGLTATPALHTTEIFNRPVFNYGLREAVLDGYLVDQDPPIKITTQLSEEGIVWEKGEKPMVYDKEDNQIIELDELDDELKFDISGFNKRVITENFNRTVLRELVNHIDPDSEAKTLVFAATDEHADMIVKILKEEFDTAGIPIPDDAVIKITGKSDQPEDKVKRYKNEKYPNIAVTVDLLTTGIDVPKICNLVFMRRVRSRILYDQMIGRATRLCPEINKESFRVFDAVNLYENIKDYTEMKPLVVNPSADFTTLSEEFRHIQSEDRAAQQVDQIIAKLQRKKRAKGLDTEKIKYFTGMDSIDDFIENIREKTVAEQIQILSETNELWKYLDEFRSAPAHQFYSNHADVLRDVTIGYGDSEKPEDYIEGFKQFLENNQNEIAALKLIATSPTQLKRADLKELILLLDTKGYTLRTLREAWKNANRQDVAADIIAYIRTLMLGSVLVSREDRVKQAFDKLYQEQSWTVPQKNLLQRIEKQMIAEAIVTVEDLDNEPFSTEYGGFDRINKRFENQLPDILQKINTYMYNGNQTA, via the coding sequence ATGGCCAAATCCAATTTCCAGTTTTTACAAGAAGAATACGCCTTGCTGTATAACTTAGCACAAGCCGCTGAGTACAACCTATATCAAGATCCGGCTACATCCTTATTTAAGCTGAGGCAATATGGAGAGTATATGGCCAAGCAAATATTCGAGACTTATGGAATCGACTTGCCTGAAGATACAAAATTTCAAAACCTCGTATATACATTAAGAAATCAGGGCATTCTACCAAGCAATGTGATTGATCATTTCACGATTTTGCGTAAGCAGGGAAATGATGCCGTTCATGAATATGTCGGTACCACAGAAGACGCTACATCATCACTTTTTTCGGCTTTTAAGTTAGGGAAATGGTTTTATGAAGCCTATTCAATAAAGAACCGTGATATTTCCAATATCAGATTCAGTAAGCCAGAAAACTTAGATGCGCGTCACGCGCTACATATACTAGAAGAAGAAAACAAGGTTTTAAAGCAACAGTATGATGAGGCTATTGCGCAACACAAAACGGTTAGCGCAGAACAACGCCAGGCGTTAACAGAACGCGCTAAACGCTCTGCGTCCAAATTGGATATGGACGAAGCGCAGACACGTGAACTCATCGACCTTAATCTACGTAAGATTGGCTGGGAAGCCGACACCAAATTGTTAAACGCCAAAATTCATAAAACCCGGCCTGAACGAGGACGAAACATGGCTATTGCAGAATGGCCCGTATCAGGCGGTTATGCTGACTATGCCTTGTTCATCGGAACGAACCTCTATGCTGTCGTTGAAGCAAAAAAATATGGACAAGATATATCTACCAATCTTGATCAAAGCAAACGTTATGCGTTAAATATAATCCCACAAGACGGAGTCGATATCCTCGGGGATTGGGATGGCTACAAGGTTCCATTTCTCTATTCAACAAACGGAAGGGAATACCTACAACAGATTGCCACAAAAAGTGGCGTATGGTATCTCGACGTCCGTCAAAAATACAACAACTCCAGGTCGGTAAAAGGATTTCACAGTCCGCAGGACCTACAGAAAAAGTTAGAGCAAGACATTGCACTAGCAAATAAAAAACTAGAAGACAACTCATTAGATTTCCTACAGATAAAAACTGGACTTGGCCTACGCGATTATCAGATTAAGGCAATTCAAGCTGTAGAAAAAGTGGTCATCCATCATCCCGATACCAACAGAGCCTTATTGGCAATGGCTACCGGAACCGGAAAAACACGTACCATTATTGGACTGGCATACCGTTTAATACAGACCAATCGCTTCAAGCGGATTTTATTTTTGGTCGATCGCACATTATTAGCAAAACAGGCATTAGATGGATTTAAAGATTACAAAGTCGACGACCTAAAGAGCTTTAACGATATCTATCATATCGATGGTTTAAAAACTACATGGCCTGATATCGACAGCCGAATTCATTTTGCTACGGTACAAAGTATGGTCAAAAGGCTATATTATGGCGATAGCGATGGAAAAGCCCTTAGTATCGACACCTATGATTGCATTATTGTTGATGAAGCTCACCGCGGATATCTACTGGACAAAGAGATGGATGATGAAGAAATCTATTTCAAAGACCAGGACGATTACGTGAGCAAATACCGTCAGGTCTTGGATTACTTCGATGCATTCGCAGTTGGTCTTACAGCTACTCCAGCTTTGCATACTACGGAGATTTTCAATAGACCTGTATTCAACTACGGTTTGCGAGAGGCCGTATTAGATGGATATTTAGTAGATCAGGATCCACCGATTAAGATTACGACCCAATTGTCCGAAGAGGGAATTGTCTGGGAGAAAGGTGAAAAGCCTATGGTATATGACAAAGAAGATAACCAAATTATTGAATTAGATGAATTGGATGATGAATTAAAATTCGATATTTCAGGATTCAATAAACGTGTCATTACTGAGAACTTTAACCGAACAGTTCTCCGCGAATTGGTAAACCATATAGATCCGGATAGCGAAGCCAAAACTTTAGTTTTTGCAGCTACCGACGAACATGCGGACATGATTGTGAAGATCTTAAAGGAAGAATTTGACACTGCTGGTATCCCTATACCCGACGACGCTGTAATCAAAATTACAGGAAAATCGGATCAACCAGAAGATAAAGTAAAACGTTATAAAAACGAGAAATATCCTAATATTGCCGTTACAGTAGATCTTTTGACTACAGGTATTGATGTACCAAAAATCTGCAATCTGGTTTTCATGCGTCGTGTCAGATCTCGTATTCTCTATGATCAAATGATAGGTCGGGCTACACGATTATGCCCTGAGATCAACAAAGAAAGCTTTCGAGTCTTTGATGCCGTCAACTTATACGAAAACATTAAAGATTATACCGAGATGAAGCCTTTAGTCGTCAATCCTTCGGCCGATTTTACAACCTTAAGTGAGGAGTTTCGACATATACAATCGGAAGACAGAGCTGCGCAACAAGTAGACCAGATCATCGCTAAATTACAACGTAAGAAACGTGCTAAAGGTTTAGATACCGAAAAGATAAAGTATTTCACTGGAATGGATTCTATAGATGACTTTATTGAAAATATTCGAGAAAAAACTGTAGCAGAACAAATTCAAATCTTATCCGAAACGAATGAACTTTGGAAGTATTTAGACGAGTTCAGATCCGCTCCAGCACATCAGTTTTATTCCAATCACGCAGATGTATTGAGAGATGTTACCATTGGATATGGGGATTCAGAAAAACCCGAAGACTATATCGAAGGCTTTAAGCAGTTCTTAGAAAACAATCAAAATGAAATTGCAGCGCTAAAACTAATTGCGACATCACCTACACAATTAAAACGCGCCGATTTAAAAGAACTCATCTTGTTGCTGGACACCAAGGGATATACACTTCGTACGCTACGTGAAGCATGGAAAAACGCGAACAGGCAGGATGTAGCAGCCGATATTATTGCTTATATACGCACATTAATGTTAGGTTCCGTATTGGTGAGCAGAGAAGATCGCGTCAAACAGGCTTTTGACAAACTGTACCAAGAGCAAAGTTGGACCGTACCGCAAAAGAACTTGCTTCAACGTATCGAGAAACAAATGATTGCGGAAGCAATCGTCACCGTCGAAGATCTGGACAATGAACCTTTCTCCACTGAATATGGCGGTTTTGATCGGATCAATAAAAGATTTGAAAATCAGCTACCGGATATCCTGCAAAAAATTAATACTTACATGTATAACGGAAATCAAACGGCTTAA
- a CDS encoding bestrophin family protein: MIVYNPKDWFTSTIKLHKTDTFRKLFPYLILAGLYSWGIAYLELEYLKLSEKSWIKNITIVHNLLGFVLSLLLVFRTNTAYDRWWEARKQWGSLTNISRSLAYKVNAFLVSDDKVNRSFYRKAIPLYAETLFTFLHSDYTKFMLDEIQHPELENLDDQKHGPNQVAALIFKKTNWLYKEGKITGDQFIIINDELQSLTNVCGACERIKNTPIPLSYNAFIKKFIILYTASLPIGYVFSIGYFVIAAVPFIFYVLASLELIGESIEEPFGTDSDDLPIDKIAQNIKKHSHEVLHP; encoded by the coding sequence ATGATTGTTTACAACCCCAAAGATTGGTTCACATCAACTATCAAACTTCACAAAACGGACACTTTCCGAAAATTATTTCCATATTTGATCTTAGCAGGTTTATATTCCTGGGGAATTGCATACCTAGAGCTTGAATATCTCAAATTATCTGAAAAAAGTTGGATTAAGAATATCACGATCGTCCATAACTTACTTGGATTTGTACTCTCCTTATTACTTGTGTTTAGAACCAATACCGCTTATGATCGTTGGTGGGAAGCTCGAAAACAATGGGGGTCTTTAACAAACATCAGCAGAAGTTTAGCGTATAAAGTGAATGCATTTTTAGTGTCTGACGATAAAGTAAACCGCAGCTTTTATAGAAAGGCCATTCCATTGTATGCAGAAACCTTATTCACCTTTCTTCATTCTGATTATACTAAATTTATGCTGGATGAGATACAACATCCGGAATTAGAAAATTTAGACGATCAAAAACATGGTCCAAATCAAGTCGCTGCATTAATTTTTAAAAAAACAAACTGGCTTTATAAAGAAGGAAAAATCACAGGTGATCAGTTTATCATCATCAATGACGAACTACAGTCTTTGACGAATGTATGTGGAGCATGTGAACGTATCAAAAATACACCTATTCCTTTGTCCTACAATGCATTTATAAAAAAGTTCATTATCCTTTATACGGCCTCGTTACCCATTGGATATGTTTTCTCTATTGGTTACTTTGTAATTGCAGCGGTACCTTTTATTTTTTATGTACTTGCTTCATTGGAACTGATTGGAGAATCTATTGAAGAACCATTTGGGACAGATTCAGATGATTTACCTATTGATAAAATTGCACAAAATATTAAAAAGCATAGTCATGAAGTGCTACATCCATAA
- a CDS encoding site-specific integrase, whose translation MNNQVTVYIYARAAKANAAGLPPIYVRITIQGKRTEFSTKKFVNPTKWDQKTMKLKGNNEEARSINNYLDSIKNKLTQTQVILEYQSTTLTLDNFMNAYQGKSSKRERTLISIFQEHNKKLKALIGIDYSEGTYERYETSLRHTQSYIKHQYGTDDIAIDKIDHAFVTGYDFYLRTEKDCSNNTTVKYIKNFKKIIRICMANGWLSQDPCLNYKVKLQEVERNILTQEELETITEKQITIERLDAVRDIFLFSCFTGLAYIDVKQLTPDNIIKGIDGQLWIDTKRQKTNIPSRIPLLSTALDIIQKYHDHPKCNNENTLLPVASNQKMNAYLKEIATVCGIKKELTFHCARHTFATTVTLSNGVPIESVSKMLGHKSIRTTQHYAKITDSKVANDMDNLKALIEQQKSGSMKKTS comes from the coding sequence ATGAACAATCAAGTCACCGTCTACATCTATGCACGTGCAGCAAAAGCCAACGCAGCAGGACTGCCTCCCATTTACGTTCGTATCACAATCCAAGGCAAGCGCACCGAATTTTCCACCAAGAAATTCGTCAACCCAACCAAGTGGGACCAAAAAACGATGAAACTGAAAGGTAACAACGAAGAAGCCCGTTCAATAAATAACTATCTCGACAGCATCAAAAACAAGCTTACCCAAACCCAAGTCATTCTCGAGTATCAGTCAACAACACTAACACTTGACAACTTTATGAATGCCTATCAAGGCAAAAGTAGCAAACGCGAACGCACATTAATCTCCATCTTCCAGGAACACAACAAAAAACTAAAGGCTCTAATAGGCATAGACTATTCCGAAGGAACCTATGAGCGTTACGAAACATCCCTCAGGCACACCCAAAGCTATATCAAGCACCAATACGGAACCGACGATATCGCTATCGACAAAATAGACCACGCCTTCGTAACCGGATACGACTTCTATCTACGTACCGAAAAAGACTGCAGCAACAATACCACCGTCAAATACATCAAGAACTTCAAGAAGATCATAAGGATATGTATGGCCAACGGTTGGCTGTCACAAGATCCATGTCTCAACTATAAAGTCAAGCTTCAGGAAGTCGAGCGAAACATCCTCACCCAAGAAGAACTCGAAACCATCACGGAAAAGCAGATAACCATCGAGCGCCTGGACGCCGTTCGCGACATCTTCCTATTCTCCTGTTTCACTGGCTTAGCCTACATCGATGTCAAGCAGCTCACACCCGATAATATTATCAAAGGCATTGACGGACAGTTATGGATAGACACCAAGAGGCAGAAAACAAATATACCATCACGCATTCCCTTACTCAGCACCGCATTGGATATTATTCAGAAGTACCACGACCATCCCAAATGTAACAATGAAAACACCCTTTTACCTGTAGCCAGTAATCAGAAGATGAATGCCTATCTCAAAGAAATAGCAACCGTCTGTGGAATCAAGAAAGAGCTCACCTTCCACTGTGCTCGGCACACCTTTGCTACTACGGTTACACTATCCAACGGAGTACCTATCGAATCCGTATCCAAGATGCTAGGCCACAAGAGCATCCGGACCACACAGCATTATGCCAAGATCACCGATAGCAAAGTCGCTAACGATATGGACAATCTGAAAGCATTAATAGAACAACAGAAGTCAGGATCAATGAAGAAAACCAGTTGA